A window of the Caretta caretta isolate rCarCar2 chromosome 21, rCarCar1.hap1, whole genome shotgun sequence genome harbors these coding sequences:
- the GUCA1B gene encoding guanylyl cyclase-activating protein 2 has protein sequence MGQHFTNEEGEQADIDVAELQEWYKKFVVECPSGTLFMHEFKRFFGVQDNQEAAEYIETMFKAFDKNGDNTIDFLEYVAALNLVLRGKLEHKLRWTFKVYDKDGNGCIDKPELLEIVDSIYRLKKVCRSEREKRTPLLSPEEVVERIFQLVDENGDGQLSLDEFIDGARKDKWVMKMLQMDVNPGGWIVEQRRKSACFN, from the exons ATGGGACAACATTTCACCAATGAGGAAGGGGAACAAGCAGACATTGATGTTGCTGAGTTGCAGGAATGGTATAAGAAGTTTGTGGTCGAATGTCCCAGTGGGACTCTCTTCATGCATGAATTCAAACGCTTCTTTGGAGTCCAGGATAACCAGGAAGCAGCAGAATATATTGAGACTATGTTCAAAGCTTTTGATAAGAATGGG GATAACACCATTGATTTTCTGGAGTATGTGGCTGCTTTGAATCTTGTCCTACGAGGAAAATTGGAACACAAGCTGAGATGGACATTCAAAGTGTACGACAAGGATGGGAACGGCTGCATAGACAAACCTGAGCTCTTAGAAATAGTTGAT TCTATTTACAGGCTGAAGAAAGTGTGTCGGTCAGAAAGGGAAAAGAGGACTCCACTGCTCTCCCCCGAGGAAGTTGTGGAGAGGATATTTCAGTTAGTGGATGAGAATGGGGACG GGCAATTGTCCCTTGATGAGTTCATTGATGGTGCACGGAAAGACAAATGGGTGATGAAGATGTTACAAATGGACGTAAACCCTGGAGGGTGGATTGTGGAACAGAGAAGGAAAAGTGCTTGTTTTAATTGA